The DNA region CGGGGGCAGCACGAAGATCTCGTTGGGCCCCTTGAGCGAGCTGCTCACCAGCCAGGCGAAGGGCAGCAGCATCAATAGGCCGCCGAGCGTCAACAGCGCGTAGGCTATGGCGCTACCGATCAACCTCCGAGCCCTCTTGCCCAGGAGCACGCCCTTGCGTGCCTGTGTGTAGCCTTCCGCAGTTCTTACCGTGGTCATGGCATCACCCCGCTCTCTCAGCTTCGTAATACACCCAACGGTGCTGGAACTTGAACATCAGATAGGTCAGCACGACTATGATCAGGAACAGCACCCAGGAAAGGGCCGCGGCGTAGCCCACCTTGAAGTACTGGAAGGCGTTGCGGTACAGGTACACCATGTAGAACAGTGCCGAGTCGCTCGGGCCAGCGCTGCCCGAGCCCGTGGGCGTGTATATAAGGTAGACGATCGTGAAGACCTGGAAGGAGTTTATGATCCCTAGAATCAGGTTGAAGAAGATGATCGGAGACATCATGGGGATGGTGATGTGTCGGAACTTGTGCCAGAAGTTGGCCCCATCTATCTCCGCCGCCTCGTACAGGTGGGTGGGTACCCCCTGCAGACCCGCGAGAAACACCAGCATGGTGCTCCCCAAGCCCATCCATAGGCCTATCATCACGAGTGAAGGGATCGTCCACCGCGGCTCTATCAGCCACCCTGGGGTGGGCAGGCCCAGGTTACCCAACATGATGTTGAGCAGTCCGAAGTCCCTGTTGAGGATCCACCTCCACAGCGCGGCTCCTGCTGCAGCCGGTACCAGGCTGGGCAGGTACCATATCGTGCGGTAGAAAGCGATGCCCCTCACCTTCTGGTTCATCAAGAGCGCCACCAGGAAGCTCAGGATCAGGCTAGCTGGGATGCTAACCACGCTGTAGTAGAGCGTCGCTTTCAGGGACGTCCGGAACAGCTGGTCCTGGAGGAGCATCTGCTCGTAGTTGGCGAGCCCCACGAAGCGCGGTGGGCTAATGATGTTGTACTCCGTGAAGCTCAGGTAGAACGAGTAGATGATGGGATAGGCCGTGAAGATCAGCAGCCCCAGGATCGCTGGCCCCGCGAAGAGCAGCCCATCCAGGCTCTCCCTGCCCCTCAGACCTCTGAATCCGCCACTCTTAGCTATACCTCCTGCCATATCTAACCCCTGCTTGCACTACGTCTTGGCTAGACTCTAACACAGCCTGATCGCTATGTCAATACTTTGTGCTTCTTTTAGCCAAATATAATCAGAAATATGATTATATATCTCTTAAATGATTGACAACGTGGAGCCCGTGTAGTAACCTGATGGCTAGATCTGGTCATTGGAGGTAGGGTTGGAAGAGCTGAGGAGAGAGGGTTTAGAGGTATCGGAATCTCTGGTGGACAGGCTGGCCTACTCGCACGATGCCTGGCCGCTGGAGCTGAAGGCCGCAGTGCTCGGTCGGCCTCACTGGCTGCCCAGGGCCGTGGCCTGGCCCGAGACCACCGAGCAGGTGGCCGTGCTCCTGCGCTGGGCCCAGCGTCACCGGGTACCGGTGGTGCCGTATGGTGGGGGCTCGGGCATCGTGGGAGGTGCGCTGGCGGATGGGTCGGCCCTGGTGGTGGACCTCAAGCGCATGGGGCGGGTGTTGGAGGTGGACGAGAGCTCGCTATGGGTGCGCGCGCAGGTCGGGATCAGCGGGCAGTACCTGGAGGACCGCCTCAACGCCAGGGGGCTGACGCTGGGGCACTTCCCCCAGTCGATGCGGGCCTCCACGCTTGGCGGGTGGCTGGCGCACAGGGCTGCCGGGGTGGCCTCCACCCGCTACGGCAAGATAGAGGACATGGTGCTGGCGCTGGAGGTGGTGCTGCCGGATGGCGAGGTGGTGCGCACCTCTCGGGTGCCCCGCGCGGCCACGGGTCCGGACCTGGACCAGCTGTTCGTGGGCTCTGAGGGGTGCTACGGCATCATCACCGAGGCCACTCTCCAGCTGCACGCCTTGCCCGAGGTCCGTCGCTGGCGGTGCTACGCCGTGGGCGAGTTCGAGCGGGGGCTCGAGGCGGTGCGACGCGTGCTGCAGCGCGACCTGCGACCAGCCATCGTGAGGCTGTACGACGCAGTGGAGGCCACCCCCTACCTTGAGCCCTGGGGGCGAGCCGGGGAGTGCCTGCTGCTGTGGGGCTGCGAGGGGTACGCTGACATGGTGGCGCTGGAGGTGGAGCACATAGAGGCGACCTGCCGGGGGCAAGGGTGGAGCGACCTGGGGGATGGCCCCGCGGAGCTGTGGTGGAGTCGACGGTTCAACACCCTGGGACTGGTCCGCCCGCTGCTGGAGTCTCGGGGGGTGGCCGATGCGCTGGAGGTGTCGGCCGACTGGAGCTGCCTAGGCAGGGTCTACGAGGGCATGCGGGAGGCCATGCTGGCGGCGGTGGGGGAGCGCGGGAAGGTCTACGGCCACCTCTCCCACGCCTATCTGACGGGGGCCAACCTGTACATGATCTTCTCCGCGGAGGCCGAGGACGAGGAGGCGGTGGCCCACACCTACTGGCGGGTGCTGGAGGCGGCGTTCGAGGCTTGCCTGTCGCTGGGTGGCAGCCTCTCCCACCACCACGGGGTGGGGCTGGCCAAGGCGCGGTGGCTGGGGAGGGAGTGGGGAGCCTCAGGGCTGCGGGTGCTGTGGCGGCTACAGCAGGCGCTGGACCCTGGAGGGATCATGAACCCCGGCAAGGGGCTGCACCCGGAGGTGGGCGATGCTTGAGAGGTACAGGGAAGCTATCCGGCGCAACGCCATGGCGCACGAGCAGGAGCTTTTCGCCACTCCCGAGGTGTGGGCGCTGGGCAGTCACGCCCACACGGTGTCGCGGCGGGCGCTGCTGCTGTGGCTGGTGCTCACGGGCCACATGGACTGGTCGAGGGAGCTGGGGGATGTGCTGTACGCGGCGCTCACCGACGGCGCCCAGTGCGCCTTCTCCGTGTACCGCTACTCCGAGGAGGGCTGCCCGGAAGAGACCCCCTACCTGCGGGCGGCCAGGGCGGAGCTGGTGCGGCGGGGGCTGGCTCCCGAGTACGTGGAGCGGGCCAGGGAGGCCTACCTCTCAGAGGGTACGCCCTGGGGCAAGCTGGAGCGGTGGACGGCGCCCGGGGAGGTTGTGCTGCTGGTGGACGCCTCCACCCTGGCGCTCTCGCCCGAGGTCGCCGAGGCCTGCCGGCGGGTGGCCCAGCGGGTGCGCCCGGAGGTGGGGCTGCTCGCCGGAGTGACCACGGGCTACGAGCTGTACGACCTGGGGCTGTGGGACGAGGCCGAGCGCGCCGCCAGGGAGGTTGCCGGGGGCCTCCAGGCGCTGGGGGCGCGGCTGGTGGTTGCGGACTCGGCGGAGGCCGCCTACGCGCTACGGCGCATCTGCCCGGAGCTCGGGGTAGAGCTCGGGTGCGAGGTGGTGCACGTATCGCAGTGGCTGTGCGGGCTTGGGGACGGCCTGCCACCCTGGAGGTACGAGGGGGTGGTCACCCTGCACGACTCCTCCCGTCTGGGGAGGGGGCTGGGGGTGTACGATCCTCCCCGCGAGCTCATCAGGCGTACCGGTGCGCAGCTGCGAGAGCTGCGCTATCATCGAGAGCAAGCGCTGCCATCGGGGCCCACCTTCGGCTACCCCTATCCCGAGGCCGTCGAGGCGATAGCGCGGCGGCGGCTGGTGGAGGTCCTGGAGACCGGGGTGGAGGCGGTGATCACCACCTCCCCCTACGCCCGGCGCAACCTCCGCCTGGTGGCCCCGGGGGCCGAGCTGAGGGTGTTGGACCTTGTGGAGTGGCTACAACACTGTTGGGAGGGATGAGCGGATGGACGCGCGCACTGGCAAGAAGATCAGGCTGGGCAGGCTGTTTAGGCCCTCCAGCGGCCGAGCCATCGTGGTGGCCTACTCGCACGGGCTGCTGATGGGGCCCATGGAGGGGATGGTCACGCTGGAGGAGATGAGGTGGAGGGCGTCGGCGCTGCGGGCGGCCGAGGGGTTGATGGTCTCCCCGGGCATGCTGGGGCACCTGGAGGAGGTGTTCGTGGGGCCTGACGCGCCGGCGCTGGTGCTGCACCTGGACTGGCAGAACTTCAGCCGCAGGGTGCTGGCCTACCCGCAGGGCGTGTCGGTGGCGCTGGCGACGGTGGAGGAGGCGCTGGCCGCGGGGGCGTCGGCGGTGATGACGTACATGTTCGTGGGGCACGCCGACCCTCACGACGAGCGGGAGGAGATAGAGCGCAACGCTCGCATCGCGCGGGAGTGCGAGCGGCTGGGGCTGCCGCTGATCATCGAGCCCAGGAGCGCTCGGGAGAAGACGCACCCGGAGGACAGGACGGACGTGGGAGTGCTGGGGATGTACGTGCGCGTGGCGGCGGAGGTGGGGGCGGACGTGGTCAAGTGCATCTACCCTGGGGAAGGCGACGCCATGGCCAGGGTGGTGGAGGGTTGCCCCGTGCCGGTGTTGGTGGCTGGAGGGCCTCGCAAGGAGACGCTGCGGGAGGCGCTGGAGGTGGCCGAGGTGTGCGTGAGGGTCGGCTGCGGGGGCATCATGTTCGGCCGCAACATCTACCAGGCGGAGGATCCCAGGGCGGCGCTGGAGGCCTTCCAGCGCGTGGTGCATGAGGGGCTGAGCGCCCAGGAAGCACTAGCTAAGATGCAGAAGTGAGGTGACAAGATGTCGTTGATAGATCTTTCGCAGGTGGCAGGCTTTGAGGTGGCTCTGGACCCGCACGGGCTGGAGCTGCGCTTTGGGGAGGGGATAACGAGCGATCCCCCCGAGGTGCGGCGCAGGGCGGACATCCGGCAGATGCTGCTGGACCCCCAGGCAGAGGGCCCGGACCACCTCTACACCATATATATGCACATCCGCCTGGGGCGGGCGGCGGCGCTCGAGGAGCGTGGCCTTGGCCTGGGGGCGGTGGTCTACGCCGCCGGCACCGTGGGGCGAGAGCGGGTGCGCAGCCAGGGGCACGTGCACTCCTGTCCGCCCGGCACGGAGCTGGCCTACTCGGAGGTGTACGAGTTCTGGCACGGCAGCGGGCTGATGTACCTGCAGGACGTGGCCTCCCCGGAGGTGTCGCGGGTGCTGCTGGTGCCGGTGGGGCCCGGGGACAAGGTGCCCATCCCTCCGGGCTGGGTGCACGTGGTGGTCAACACGGGGGAGGAGCCCCTCGTGCTCGGGGCGGTGTACGCGTTGGAGACCAGGCTGCTGTACGAGCCGCTGCGGGAGCTTGGAGGTACCGCGTACTACGTGCTGGCGGATGGTGGGTTGGAGAGGAACCCACGCTACCGACGGGTGCCCGAGCCCAGGAGGGTGTCGGTGCCTCGGGGCCGGCAAGCCTGCCTGGAGCCCGATCTGCCGATGGTCCGAGCTCTCATGGAGGATCCCTCCTGCTACGACTACGTCTCCAGGCCCCAGGAGCACAGGGCTCTGTGGGACTGGCTGCTGGGGGAATGGGGAGGATGATCCTGACGGTATCTCCCAACACCTCCACCGACAGGGTGTACGTCGTCTCGGGGTTCCGTCCCGGGGCGACGATGCGCAGCCACCTGAGCTTCGACCAGGCTGGGGGGTCGGGCGCCCACGTCAGCGGCGTGGTGGGGCAGTTGGGCGGGGAGAGCAGGGCGCTCGTGGTGCTGGGCGGAGGCAACGGCCTGCGGTGGCGGGCTGCGGCCGCCCGCCAGGGCATAGACTACCGGGCGGTGGAGATCGACGTCGAGAACAGGTCCTCCGTGGTGGTGGTGGACAGGCAGCTGGGGTTGGTGGCCGAGATCGTGGATGGGGGGCCGCGGCTGGGGGGAAGGGAGCACGAGGCCCTGCTGGAGCTGCTTAGGCGGGAGCTGCCGGCGGCCTCCCTGCTGGTGCTCTCCGGCAGCCTGCCCGCCGGCATGCCCCAGGACCTGTACTTCTCGGCGATCGAGGTGGCCAGGGGGCACGGAGTGAGGGTCATCATCGACGCGCACTCGGAGCCTATGGAGGCCGCGCTGGGGGCTCGTCCATGGATGGTGAAGGTCAACCTGGAGGAGTTCGGGGGGCTCATGGGGGGATACCCCAGGGACATGGCTGAGAGGGTGGGGGCAGCGCAGGAGTTTGCCGCCCGACATGGGATCGAGGTGTTGCTGCTCTCCATGGCGCAGGAGGGGGCCGTGTTGGCCTATGGGGGGCATGCCTGGCACCTGCCAGTGCCCCCGGTTCCCAGCCACCTGCCGGGCTCGGAGGGCATCAATCCAGTGGGGTGCGGCGACGCCATGGTGGGGGCATTCGCCTGGGCCTACGAACGGACGGGCGATGTACTGGAGGCCGCCCGCTGGGGAGTGGCGGCGGCGCACGTCAACTTGGCCAAGTACGAGGTGCCCTCGTGCCCGCTGCCCGAGGTGGAGGCGGTGCTGAGTTTCGTGGAGACCAGGATGGTGGCGCAGGAGGAGAAGGTATGAGCCAGGTGTACCTAGCGTACGATGTGGGGGGCACGCGC from Thermobaculum terrenum ATCC BAA-798 includes:
- a CDS encoding 1-phosphofructokinase family hexose kinase; the protein is MILTVSPNTSTDRVYVVSGFRPGATMRSHLSFDQAGGSGAHVSGVVGQLGGESRALVVLGGGNGLRWRAAAARQGIDYRAVEIDVENRSSVVVVDRQLGLVAEIVDGGPRLGGREHEALLELLRRELPAASLLVLSGSLPAGMPQDLYFSAIEVARGHGVRVIIDAHSEPMEAALGARPWMVKVNLEEFGGLMGGYPRDMAERVGAAQEFAARHGIEVLLLSMAQEGAVLAYGGHAWHLPVPPVPSHLPGSEGINPVGCGDAMVGAFAWAYERTGDVLEAARWGVAAAHVNLAKYEVPSCPLPEVEAVLSFVETRMVAQEEKV
- a CDS encoding glucose-6-phosphate isomerase family protein, encoding MSLIDLSQVAGFEVALDPHGLELRFGEGITSDPPEVRRRADIRQMLLDPQAEGPDHLYTIYMHIRLGRAAALEERGLGLGAVVYAAGTVGRERVRSQGHVHSCPPGTELAYSEVYEFWHGSGLMYLQDVASPEVSRVLLVPVGPGDKVPIPPGWVHVVVNTGEEPLVLGAVYALETRLLYEPLRELGGTAYYVLADGGLERNPRYRRVPEPRRVSVPRGRQACLEPDLPMVRALMEDPSCYDYVSRPQEHRALWDWLLGEWGG
- a CDS encoding class I fructose-bisphosphate aldolase, with the protein product MDARTGKKIRLGRLFRPSSGRAIVVAYSHGLLMGPMEGMVTLEEMRWRASALRAAEGLMVSPGMLGHLEEVFVGPDAPALVLHLDWQNFSRRVLAYPQGVSVALATVEEALAAGASAVMTYMFVGHADPHDEREEIERNARIARECERLGLPLIIEPRSAREKTHPEDRTDVGVLGMYVRVAAEVGADVVKCIYPGEGDAMARVVEGCPVPVLVAGGPRKETLREALEVAEVCVRVGCGGIMFGRNIYQAEDPRAALEAFQRVVHEGLSAQEALAKMQK
- a CDS encoding carbohydrate ABC transporter permease — protein: MAGGIAKSGGFRGLRGRESLDGLLFAGPAILGLLIFTAYPIIYSFYLSFTEYNIISPPRFVGLANYEQMLLQDQLFRTSLKATLYYSVVSIPASLILSFLVALLMNQKVRGIAFYRTIWYLPSLVPAAAGAALWRWILNRDFGLLNIMLGNLGLPTPGWLIEPRWTIPSLVMIGLWMGLGSTMLVFLAGLQGVPTHLYEAAEIDGANFWHKFRHITIPMMSPIIFFNLILGIINSFQVFTIVYLIYTPTGSGSAGPSDSALFYMVYLYRNAFQYFKVGYAAALSWVLFLIIVVLTYLMFKFQHRWVYYEAERAG
- a CDS encoding FAD-binding oxidoreductase; protein product: MEELRREGLEVSESLVDRLAYSHDAWPLELKAAVLGRPHWLPRAVAWPETTEQVAVLLRWAQRHRVPVVPYGGGSGIVGGALADGSALVVDLKRMGRVLEVDESSLWVRAQVGISGQYLEDRLNARGLTLGHFPQSMRASTLGGWLAHRAAGVASTRYGKIEDMVLALEVVLPDGEVVRTSRVPRAATGPDLDQLFVGSEGCYGIITEATLQLHALPEVRRWRCYAVGEFERGLEAVRRVLQRDLRPAIVRLYDAVEATPYLEPWGRAGECLLLWGCEGYADMVALEVEHIEATCRGQGWSDLGDGPAELWWSRRFNTLGLVRPLLESRGVADALEVSADWSCLGRVYEGMREAMLAAVGERGKVYGHLSHAYLTGANLYMIFSAEAEDEEAVAHTYWRVLEAAFEACLSLGGSLSHHHGVGLAKARWLGREWGASGLRVLWRLQQALDPGGIMNPGKGLHPEVGDA
- a CDS encoding (Fe-S)-binding protein, yielding MLERYREAIRRNAMAHEQELFATPEVWALGSHAHTVSRRALLLWLVLTGHMDWSRELGDVLYAALTDGAQCAFSVYRYSEEGCPEETPYLRAARAELVRRGLAPEYVERAREAYLSEGTPWGKLERWTAPGEVVLLVDASTLALSPEVAEACRRVAQRVRPEVGLLAGVTTGYELYDLGLWDEAERAAREVAGGLQALGARLVVADSAEAAYALRRICPELGVELGCEVVHVSQWLCGLGDGLPPWRYEGVVTLHDSSRLGRGLGVYDPPRELIRRTGAQLRELRYHREQALPSGPTFGYPYPEAVEAIARRRLVEVLETGVEAVITTSPYARRNLRLVAPGAELRVLDLVEWLQHCWEG